CTAGCTTAACTTAAATAAGAAAAGGGTAACTGTGTGATAGCAAATTTTACACTGCTAGAGCAGGATTATCAACAAGATTTCAGAAGATAAAAACTATATAATGCAAAGTGATAATATACCCAAGCGGAGAATTAGATCAAACTTTTGCCAATTTGCCTACATTAGACCTAAAACAAAgagctactccctccattccaaattataggtcactTTGGCATTTCTAGGTAGTTTTTGCTATACACCTAGATATACACTACggctagatacatagcaaaattatgtatctagaaaagccaaaatgatctataatttggaatggatggaatagaTTTTAGATCACTAGTAATAATTACTTAAGGCCTTTATATAGTTAATGCAGACTTTTCCTTTTTGTTGGTGGTTCACGTTGGGTTTCATCTAGCCTACACCCTCTTGCCTGGTACTAAAAGGTTTATGATGTTGTTATTAACACACAAAAAAAGAGACAATGTAGTAGGACTTTCTCTTGGGAGCAGCagattaatttcaaattttcaatggTAGAACAAAATTAGACCTTTATCAAAAATCTCACAGAAGAAAAGATCTCTAAAGATTAAATCAGCATATGAAGACTAGTCCATCATATAAATGATAGACAAATAGGATGCGACAACTTAAAAAACAATTATATCCCATAAGCACTGTTTCAAAATGCAGTCCTATGAAATGCCTAGGCACTgggcagagcagcagcaccATAGCAATACTAATTTATACAAAAGTGGACTAGATAACAAGGAAAATAGTTGCACCTTTTGCCCTCCACGTCAACACCATGAACCAAAAACTCATCTGCATAAGCAGCAAGATATTCTAATGTCGGTTCATCCACAAAGACATCACTGAACTTCTGCCACCTGTCAGTTACAATGGTATATCTGCCATCCTAACCAAGAACACTATGGTCAGAAGATTAACAAAGAATGGAATAGTAAATGAGATGACAAAGTGTCCATACAAGGAATATGCTTGTTTTCTTTCTCAGGATTACAGTTCATGGAATGAAGAGTAGCATTTCGTTCAAAACTACATAAACATTTGTCAGCACTCTAAGATAGGCCTTGTATGCAGCCCTCTTGCTTATGTATGTTCCCACCAAAGAGTGCACCATAAAAATGCATCCAGCCTCAGTTCAAAGGAAATAGTTAGGTAATTTCTTGGTTAGTTGCATTTGGTCGCTCTAATGTTCATGTGGTGCGTATGGAGCAAGTAAAAGATGTAAGGGTGTGTGTTGTACTTCAAATTTCTCTTCCTAATGCATAATACATAACTCTCCTATGTATTCGAGGGGAAAAATAGCATAATTCAGCAAATAACAGCCCCACATTGCTCACTTGTTTAATGATAATTCCAGTATCACAGATAAAAAGAACCAAAAGATGAACATAACATCCACAAAATGAGTTTTAATATAGTTGCCCTATGTAATTGGTACCTTTTTTCGACAACTAAGGTCCAACACAAGCCTCTGTTTCCCAACCAGCTCAACAAGTTTCCTTAGCCTTTCAATGTTCATCTTGCCATCACTAAACACATACTACACAAAAAGACTTAGATTCATGAGTTAAAGATATCCAAATAATAGAGAAGCACGCTGCAGTAAAAAAAACTACAGGTATTTTCTTGTGCAGAGTAACGTTTACAACAAGGATGACCACCTAAGAGTATTGACCAAGCCATGACAAGACTATTGACAAGCACAATCAGGAAGAGGCATAACAAGAAGCATATCACAGGGTTGTCCAAGAATGGTGGTAAAGTATTCCTTGACGGCAGCAATGTGACTACAAATTAGCATATGTTCATCCAGATGAAATTTACTAATCGAGAGAGCAAAGACGCAAAACACATTGGCAATGAAGGAATTGCCAAAATGTGGTGACAGAAACTTGGCCAAGAGAAGTAATGAGGATGATTGGTGAAAGTACAACTAACAAACACATCTATACAAGATGTCACGAAACGAAGCAAAAGGAGAATAATATAGTTAATACAAATTTAGAGCATGAGCACGTACAGAGGTTACTATCACGTGACTTGCCCCTTCATTAAGGTACGATATTGCATTCTCCAAATTTATTCCACCTCCAACTTGCAAACCACCTAGTATTATGATAACCCATGTTTATTATAGTTTGTCATGATGATATATCATGGCTTACAGCAGAAGAAAACCATACTAACAGAACAACCACCAGATGTACAAAATTCTCCAGACACAAAGGTTGATGACCCCCTAAAGAAATTAACAAGCACAACAGATTGTAGCACTGAGATCATGCTTTATCCTGGGCTCTCACATATATTAGGGATTCAGCAAACATAAGTGTTGATGAAGTACATGGGTATCAGCAACAGACAACCTCCAAACAGCCTTGAATAAAGCTTTCTATGGGGTGTCAGGCTCGTATATTTATGTGTTGTGTTAATCCTCACCAGGCTGACtttatatcttttttttctatatAGTGGAATCCTATCAGAATGGCACTTTAAGACAATGAAATTAAGTGTTGTACAAGAAGTACCGCCTTTCTGTTTAGTAAATTTCATTATACATTACAAAGGTGGTATTGTGATGCGCACATATTTGACAAAACAAGATACCTAGTAAGCTCTGTCTTAAATGGGATACCATACATTGGTATGCATAAGCAGAATCATTAGTCTGAAAATTAGAAGCTAAAGTCATCATAAACATTTATGATATCCGTGATCCACGATTTACCAGACTTCACAATTTATTTTCAAAGACCATAGATTGGGATGATAAAAATGAGACAAACATAATTTTTCCAGCTAGCATCAGCAGCATTTGATTATGTATTATATTATCCTTATCCATGCTACAAACAATTATGAATAAATAAAAGGGACAGTTTGTGCAGCTCATGGTGCTTTACCAAAAAACAAATTTACTTCATTTTTTTCTGAAACAATATTTACTTCCAAATTTCAACAGCATATACTTCCCCAAAATTGTACCTGATATTTTGATCAGCTATTTTTTAAAGAGTAAAATACACTGGCGGTCCTTGAACTTGTCATGTTGTGCCATATAGGTCTATTAACTctcaaaatgcatttttagccCCTTGAACTTGTTAGATGGTGCGCCGGAGGTCCATAACGCTCCACGTGGACTCCTAAAGCTGATGTGGCATGCAGACTGGGCTCAACTCAACACATCCTTGTTGGCACATTCCATCGAGCTAGTGGTGGGGGATGTGGTCCAGACAGAAGTAGCGTGATAGCATCCCTCTTGCTCGCCGTTCTGGCTCACGCTGTAGTCGAGACGGATGCCGCAGACTCCTTGCTGTCAGTATTAAGCCAGCACTTGTATCTTACTTTATGCACTTTTTGCTTTATTAGTAGGAGTGTCTTGGCTCTCAAGTTGATCATGAGATGCCTTGGTTCTCAAGTAGTCTAAGCATCTTGCTTAGAGGCCCTGCTCTATATAAGCAGTTGCCAACCTTTTGTAAGCTAACTCAATGTATTTTCTCATTTCAATCCAAGCAGCATAATGCCAAGCTGCCCTCTGTGGGTTCAGCTGTCTAATTGAGATGAGTCCTGGGTATCAATTGGCATCTAGAGCCTAGGTTTAGACACTCTtttcccccaccgccgccgccgccatgtccaCCTCCAGCAaacgcgccgccgctgcagccaaGGGCAAGGACGTCCCCATGAAAGCCCAGGCCTGGGAGGCCCGTCTTGCCGCCGCAGAAGGAGCAGCTACGCAGGCAGCCCAGGCGGCAGCCCAGGCAGCAGAAGCGGCTCAAGCCGCCGTAGGCGCGGCCGCCGCTTTGCGCCAGGAGATCGAGGATGGGAAGCCGGCGGGCGAAGGGTCGGAGCGCTTCCACACTCCAGAGCACCGTCGCCACATCTCTCCGACTCCAGATCGGCGCCACAGGCGACGTGGTCGGTCGCCGATGGTGCAGGTCTACCGCGACATTGGCGGCGGGTGGCCGATGCTCACCCGCGCCAACTACCACGAGTGGAGCCCTCTCATGAACGTGAAGCTCCAGGCGCGCGGCCTCTGGGAGGCCGTCGCCTATGGCGAAATCATCTACGAGGATGATCGCCGGGCCTTGGAGGCCCTTTGCGCTGCGGTGCCGGCAGATctcggcgccgccctcgccaaCACCGTACGAGGCGTGGCACGGGAAGGCACCGAAAGTCGGGTACCTGCGCACATTCGAATGTGTGGCCTTCACCAAGGACCTGTTGCAGCTTAAGAAGCTCGACGACCACAGCATCCCCGATATcttcatcggctacgcggaCGGCGCCAAGGCGTATCGCGTCTTCGACCCGGCGACTCAGCGTGTGCGCGTCTCACGcgacgtcgtcttcgacgagagCCGCGGGTGGGATTGGATCAAGGAAGGAGGCGGACAGGCTCCAGCGGATGAGGAGTCGCCGTCGAGCATGTCTAGGAGGAAGGAGCAGAGGGAGCGAGTACTGCAACACCTGCATCCCCTGCTTCgagcccctcctctgctccatcTGCGCCACACTCGCCGTCTCCAGCTCCGGGGAAGCAGGGGAGCCCTGAAACAAAGAATGCGACTCCTCTGTCTCAGGCAGAGTCCACGCCGGCGGTGCCAATTCCGCCCTCTGCACCAGAGGTTGAGCACGCCACGCCTctggaggacgacgaggacagGCTCGACGTGTTCTACGACGATGAGCCCCTCCACTACCGCACGATGGCGAACATCCTCGGCGACGACTCTCCTCCAGGCCAGGCGCCGCGACTcttcgcccagctccacctcactCATGCTGGCGAGCTGACCAGATACGTGGAAGCCAAGGGCGATCTAGCGTGGGAGGCCGCCATGAAGCAAGAGCTCCAAGCCGtggagaagaacaagacgtgGGAGCTGGTGCACCTGCCCGCTGACTACCGCCCGATCTCCCTCAAGTGGGTGTACAAGCTCAAGAAGGATGAGAAAGGGATGGTGACCAGGCACAAGGCCATGCTGGTGGTGCGCGGTTTCGTGTAGCAGGAAGGCACTGACTTCGAGGATGCCTTCGCGCCGGTGGCGAGGATGGAATCCGTGCGGGTTCTCCTCGCACTAGCGGCGCAGGAAGAATGGAAGGTGCACCATATGGATGTGAAGTCCGCCTTCCTCAACGGCGACCTCAAGGAGGAGGTGTACGTACGGCAGCCGCCCGGCTTCGtcgtcgccggagaagaaggaaaGGTGTACCGgctgcgcaaggccctctacGAGCTGAGGCAAGCACCGCGCGCCTAGAACGCGAAGCTGGACACCACACTGAAGCAGATGGGGTTCACGCAGAGCGCGCACGAGGCGGCGGTGTACAGGCGGGGCAGTGGGCGCATTGTCCTGCTTGTCGGCGTCTACATCAACGACCTCATCATCACCGGCACCGATCAGGGGTAGGTGGAGAAATTCAAGGCCGCGATGATGGAGCACTTCGACATGAGTGACCTCGGCCTCCTCTGCTTCTACCTCGGCGTCAAGGTGCGCCAAGATGCCGAGGGCATCGTCCTTCGTCAGGCTCACTACGCCGAGCGCATCCTCGAGTTGGGAGGAATGGCGGGGTGTAATCCAGCCGCCACACCAATGGAGAAGCTGCGGCTCAACCGGGAGAGCAAGGCGGAGGAAGTGGATCCTACGCACTACCGGCGGCTTGTCGGCAGCCTGCGGTACCTCATCCACACTCGACCGGACCTCGCGTTCGCTGTCGGGTACCTCAGCCGGTTCATGCATCGGCCTACGGCGGAGCACCTGCAGGCGGTCAAGCGTGTGCTGCGCTACGTGGCCGAGACCCTGGACTTCGGTCTGCACTGCAAGAGGGCTCCGAACACCGCGCGCTTCGTCGTCTACTGCGACAGCGATCTTGCCGGCGACGTGGACACGAGCAAGAGCACCAGCGAGACGATGTTCTTCCTGGGTGATTGCTTGGTCAGCTGGCAGTCAGTGAAGCAAAGGGTGGTGGCTCTGTCCAGCTGCGAGGCAGAGTACATTgcaaccaccgccgccgcaactCAAGCGTTGTGGTTGTCAAGTAATCTAAGCATCTTACTTTATGCAAGGAATATGCTGAGTAGAGGCCCTGCTCTATATAAGCAGTTGCCAACCTTTTGTAAGCTAACTCAATGTATTTTCTCATTTCAATCCAAGCGGCATAATGCCAAGCTGCCCTCTGTGGGGGTTCAGCTGTCTAATTGAGATGAGTCCTGCGTATCAATTGGCATCTAGAGCCTAGGTTTAGACACTCTtttcccccaccgccgccgccgccgccatgtccaCCTCCAGCAaacgcgccgccgctgcagccaaGGGCAAGGACGTCCCCATGAAAGCCCAGGCCCGGGAGGCCCGTCTTGCCGCCGCAGAAGGAGCAGCACAGGCGGCAGAAGCGGCTCCAGCCGCCGTAGGCGCGGCCGCCACTTTGCACCAGGAGATCGAGGATGGGAAGCCGACGGGGGAAGGGTCAGAACGCTTCCACACTCCAGAGCACCGTCGCCACATCTCTCCGACTCTAGATCGGCGCCACAGGCGACGTGGTTGGTCGCCGATGGTGCAGGTCTACCGCGACATCGGCGGCGGGTGGCCGTTGCTCACCCGCGCCAACTACCACGAGTGGAGCCCTCTCATGAAGGTGAAGCTGCAGGCGCGCGGCCTCTGGGAGGCCGTCGCCTATGGCGACGTCATCTATGAGGATGATCGCCGGGCCTTGGAGGCCCTTTGCGCTGCGGTGCCGGCAGATctcggcgccgccctcgccaaCAAGCCGGCGACCAAGCTCGCCTGGGAGGCGATCGCCACCAGGCGTCTCGGCGGTGAGCGCGTTCATCGCGCCACGCTGCAGTGGCTCCGTGGTGAGTGGGAAGGCCTCGCCTTTCAGCCCGGTGAGCAAATTGAGGACTTTGCTCTGCGCTTGACCAATCTGATGGAGCAGATGGCCCTCAACGGCGACACCGACCTCGACGAAGAGCGCTCCGTGGAAGTTTCTCCGGTGTGGGCCCAAGAAGTACGAGCAGTTGGTCCTCTCCATCGAGACGCTGCTCGACTTCAGGCAGCTCACAATCGAAGACGTGACCGGGCGGCTCAAGGCGGCTCAGGACCGCGAGCGCGCGCCAGAgtcggaggccgccgccggcaaactCCTCTACACCGCCGAGCAGTGGCGGGCCTTCGAGAATAAGGAGGAGGGAGCCGGATCGTCCAAGGAGCGCCGTCGACGTGATGAACGAGCTCCAATAGAATCATGGGAATGCAAATGGCTAAATGGAGAAATTGATTTTTCGAAAGGACTGAATACGGACGCGTATATGTGATCGAAGAGATTGAGCAATGATTTTTTAGGAACAGGATGAATCAAGAAGTGAAAAAGGAACTTTTTGCCTTACATCGATTTCGCACCCTTCTGCCGTTTTCTCCTGGTACCTCATGGCTGGCCTTGCCCACAATCTAACGCCCAAGATCAATGCCATGGTCGATGCAGGCCTGCAGCGCGAGCGAGGATGGAGAACaagagaggtcccgcgagcgaGACCTGCCCTGACCTGCTCGATGAAATGCGCCAATAGGGAAATGCTGAGTTGAGCCCAATAAGCATGCCACATCAGCATTTGGATCCTACATGGACGGTTATGGACCTCCGGTGCATCACTTAACAAGTTTAATGTCAAAAATGCATTTTGAAAGTTTGTGGACCTGAATGACACATCGTAACAAGTTTAAAGACCGGTAGTATATTTTACTCTTTTTAAAAATAGACACTGCCTTTCATGCATGTAATCATATACATCCAGATTACACAATAGGAGCAAAGAGCAAACGACATGTGCtacaagaaaaaaatactaataagggcaaacaaacaaaaagtacCAACAGTTGTATGCAAGAGATTAATTCAATGAACAACCGTAGTTCTCGCAGCAACTAGACAACACATTCTCACCAGGATATGCATGCAACGCCTCCAGTGATGAAGCTTGGCTTGCAGGATCTGCGCCTAGCATTATAACATGTCCACCAACAAGTTCATATTCTTTATAGAGTTTTACGAATTCTGCAGCAGATTTGTCTGATTCAAAGTTTGTCACAAGTGCTGTGCCATCATTTGATGAATCCCGAAGAGTAGAACCAACAATCTGTTTAACTTTCCCCTGAAAATTCAATAAAGACATCTCATAAGATAAACTACTATTGAGTGCTAGCTGAGCTGAGGGAATACATGGATAATGACAACAGTTCAGTAATTTTAGCACCATTAGTCCACAGCCTTATCACACAGGAAGCATACAAATCGCACAAACTGGTTGTTGCATGACACAACCAGGGCACTGATTTGCAACCACGTATAACTTCAGATGACACACTGACCGCAGCACCTTTTGATTTCGCACACATAGGCATCAAGATAACAAACTAAAGGCACCGTTCTTACACACCTTGTGTATGTCAATGCACGGCCTGAAGCTAACAGCGGCGCAAATGACGGAACGTCCTCCTGCCACAACGCACGGCCAATCAATCAATCTCAAGCCATGAACAAAAGGCAATCGAAAGGGAACACACAGTCACATACCCGACGCGCCGCATTTCGAGAGGCGGGCCGAAACCCACGAGCCCGCCCAGCCGTGCCGCGGCGCGCACCGCGGAGAAGGTACCCTCGCCGGGCATCTCGACGCCATCCTCCGGCACTGCGGTACGCAGCGAACAGACAAACACAGCAGGAAAGCAGATGAGGAGCGCGAGCAAGCAAGTACGATCGATCCTCCAGGCCACGGATATGCAGGCAGGGAGGGGGTAGAAGGATGAGAGCCGGCGCCTACCAGTACCGGTgccgcggcagccggcggcaaACGGGCCCGGCGGGATGGGgcaagagcggcggcggcggcgcttccgGGATGGCGCTGCTTGCTTCGAGTGGTGTGATGGACAGGACCAGGGGCGACTCGTAATTGCGGGATGGGGCGTTAATTGAACGGTCCAGATGCACTGGGGTGTGGATCCGACGGCGGAGACGGCGCCGCACGGGTTTATTAGTCTTGCGTCGCGGGGGAAGGGGCAGAGAGAAGGAAGCATTACCACTAGGCAATCAGAGAAGACTCGCCTCGCCGCcactcgcctcgccgccggccgccgccgcagagggGAGCGGAGCAGAGATGTTCTTCCACATCGTGCTGGAGCGGAACATGCAGCTGCACCCGCGGCACTTCGGGCCGCACCTCCGGGACAAGCTCGTGTCCAAGCTCATCAAGGACGTCGAGGGCACCTGCAGGTAGGGTTTTCCCCTCCCGATGCCTAAACCTAGCTATCTAGGGCTGCGAGGAGGGATTGGGCGGCGCTGAGACGGCACGCGGTCTTGTCTTGCAGCGGGCGGCACGGGTTCGTGGTGGCGATCACGGGGGTGGAGGACATCGGCAAGGGGCTCATCCGGGAGGGCACCGGCTACGTCACCTTCCCCGTCAAGTACCAGTGCGTCGTCTTCAGGCCCTTCAAGGGGGAAATCCTCGAGGCCGTCGTCACCATGGTCAATAAGGTGGGTTTGTGTACTCGCATCCTTCCCTTCACCGCGCGGGGCTGTGCTTGCTTCGCTCGAATTTGTTGTGAAATTTTGCGCTGAGGCGCTGGGTGGTGATGATATTGGTGTTGGAGGAGGTGATTGCAGGGCTGATTTGGTGGCTAAGCTGTTTGTGTTGTTGGTTCTGCAGATGGGCTTCTTCGCAGAGGCTGGGCCGGTGCAGATTTTTGTGTCGAATCATGTGAGTGATCTGCTTTTCTTGGTTATGCTTTCTAGTTAAAATTACCCAAATATAAACTTCAGAACTTCTCTTCCTGATAGATTACCTCACCAGTAATGAATTTCGTAGGAAGTTAATGATACTTCCTTAAAACAACGACTATGACTACTATATCTGTTCGATAAAAATGGCTGCTTTTTACAGCCACAGGATATTAGCATAGGCATCTTGTTTAATTTTACTGTCAGTCAATATTGTGTTGCTGAGTAATGCTCTGTTCCTGCTATTTAATCACAATGCAGTTGATTCCTGATGATATGGAGTTCCAATCTGGTGATGTGCCAAACTACACAACTTCCGATGGATCGGTATGCTTCCATCCTATAAGTAGTAGTTACAAGTCTTCTCAATCATATGTAACTACTGCTAGCTAGTTATAATTTTTAAGTTCAGCAAGATCACAGTAAACGTAGACAGTTGTTCTGATGGATATTCGTTGGATTATTGTTCTCTTGTATGGTTTGGCACTTGTTTACTCTCAAGTATCAATTGTTCTTAGTCATACTCTTGAAATAAAATTTCAGACGTGTGCATTGGATATCATGTTGTAAGAGGACTTTTCAGTTCAAAGCTGGTTTTTAGTCATTTTCCTGTGCTCGTTTTCAGTTGCTTGTTTGTCTTCTTAGGTAAAAATTCAGAAGGAGAGTGAGGTGCGGTTGAAGATTATTGGTACTCGTGTTGATGCAACAGAAATTGTAAGTTTATTACCATCTTATAAATTGTTTTACCGTGAAAGTTCGAACTTCCATGTGCTTTTTCATTGTTTAGAATTTCAAGTATAGATCTGTAGATGACAACCACAAGTTATGCAATACCACTGGATGTTTCAGTattatttgttttgtttttgtgcATAGTAAATGATAACCAATAACCATGCTGTTCTTTAGTCACATAAAAACAATGTTATGCCCTGTAGCTAT
The nucleotide sequence above comes from Panicum virgatum strain AP13 chromosome 3K, P.virgatum_v5, whole genome shotgun sequence. Encoded proteins:
- the LOC120698779 gene encoding 1-(5-phosphoribosyl)-5-[(5-phosphoribosylamino)methylideneamino] imidazole-4-carboxamide isomerase, chloroplastic-like, coding for MASRCPARVPSPRCAPRHGWAGSWVSARLSKCGASGGRSVICAAVSFRPCIDIHKGKVKQIVGSTLRDSSNDGTALVTNFESDKSAAEFVKLYKEYELVGGHVIMLGADPASQASSLEALHAYPGGLQVGGGINLENAISYLNEGASHVIVTSYVFSDGKMNIERLRKLVELVGKQRLVLDLSCRKKDGRYTIVTDRWQKFSDVFVDEPTLEYLAAYADEFLVHGVDVEGKRLGIDEDLVDLLGRHSPIPVTYAGGVSTMHDLERIKKAGRSRVDVTVGSALDIFGGDLPYKDVVLWHKKQSIWLANCEET
- the LOC120698780 gene encoding DNA-directed RNA polymerase II subunit RPB7 translates to MFFHIVLERNMQLHPRHFGPHLRDKLVSKLIKDVEGTCSGRHGFVVAITGVEDIGKGLIREGTGYVTFPVKYQCVVFRPFKGEILEAVVTMVNKMGFFAEAGPVQIFVSNHLIPDDMEFQSGDVPNYTTSDGSVKIQKESEVRLKIIGTRVDATEIFCIGTIKDDFLGVISDPGAAV